Proteins encoded in a region of the Phoenix dactylifera cultivar Barhee BC4 chromosome 3, palm_55x_up_171113_PBpolish2nd_filt_p, whole genome shotgun sequence genome:
- the LOC103716521 gene encoding ubiquitin-conjugating enzyme E2 7-like isoform X6: protein MAVTSQASLLLAKQLKDLTKNPVDGFSAGLVDDSNIFEWNVTIIGPPDTLYDGGYFNAIMSFPANYPNSPPTVRFTSEMWHPNVYPDGRVCISILHPPGEDPNGYELASERWTPVHTVESIVLSIISMLSSPNDESPANVEAAKEWREMRDAFKKKVSRIVRRSQEML, encoded by the exons ATGGCCGTGACGAGCCAAGCGAGCCTGCTCCTCGCGAAGCAGCTGAAAG ATCTTACCAAAAATCCCGTAGACGGATTCTCGGCCGGCCTGGTCGATGATAGCAATATTTTCGAGTGGAACGTGACGATCATCGGTCCCCCTGATACACTCTA CGATGGTGGCTATTTTAATGCAATTATGAGCTTTCCTGCCAACTATCCCAATAGCCCTCCAACAGTTAGATTTACATCAGAGATGTGGCATCCAAATG TTTATCCTGATGGACGTGTTTGCATATCAATTCTTCATCCACCTGGGGAAGACCCAAACGGATATGAGCTTGCAAGTGAGCGTTGGACACCGGTGCATACG GTTGAGAGCATTGTACTGAGTATCATCTCCATGCTTTCTAGTCCTAATGATGAATCTCCTGCTAATGTTGAAGCTGCT AAGGAATGGAGGGAGATGAGGGATGCATTTAAGAAGAAAGTCAGCCGCATTGTCAGAAGATCCCAAGAAATGTTGTAA
- the LOC103716521 gene encoding ubiquitin-conjugating enzyme E2 7-like isoform X7 — protein MSVLLLSFPSFLFGSEDSPPPSPPPTPSFSLFHVSPFSLAESLSLSGCLVDGRDEPSEPAPREAAESDGGYFNAIMSFPANYPNSPPTVRFTSEMWHPNVYPDGRVCISILHPPGEDPNGYELASERWTPVHTKEWREMRDAFKKKVSRIVRRSQEML, from the exons ATGTCGGTCCTCCTTCTCTCCTTCCCCTCTTTCCTCTTTGGTTCTGAAGACTCCCCTCCACCATCCCCGCCGCCCACCccgtctttttctctctttcacgTCTCGCCCTTCTCCTTGGCTGAATCTCTATCTCTATCTGGTTGCCTCGTTGATGGCCGTGACGAGCCAAGCGAGCCTGCTCCTCGCGAAGCAGCTGAAAG CGATGGTGGCTATTTTAATGCAATTATGAGCTTTCCTGCCAACTATCCCAATAGCCCTCCAACAGTTAGATTTACATCAGAGATGTGGCATCCAAATG TTTATCCTGATGGACGTGTTTGCATATCAATTCTTCATCCACCTGGGGAAGACCCAAACGGATATGAGCTTGCAAGTGAGCGTTGGACACCGGTGCATACG AAGGAATGGAGGGAGATGAGGGATGCATTTAAGAAGAAAGTCAGCCGCATTGTCAGAAGATCCCAAGAAATGTTGTAA
- the LOC103716521 gene encoding ubiquitin-conjugating enzyme E2 7-like isoform X3, with translation MSVLLLSFPSFLFGSEDSPPPSPPPTPSFSLFHVSPFSLAESLSLSGCLVDGRDEPSEPAPREAAESDGGYFNAIMSFPANYPNSPPTVRFTSEMWHPNVYPDGRVCISILHPPGEDPNGYELASERWTPVHTVESIVLSIISMLSSPNDESPANVEAAKEWREMRDAFKKKVSRIVRRSQEML, from the exons ATGTCGGTCCTCCTTCTCTCCTTCCCCTCTTTCCTCTTTGGTTCTGAAGACTCCCCTCCACCATCCCCGCCGCCCACCccgtctttttctctctttcacgTCTCGCCCTTCTCCTTGGCTGAATCTCTATCTCTATCTGGTTGCCTCGTTGATGGCCGTGACGAGCCAAGCGAGCCTGCTCCTCGCGAAGCAGCTGAAAG CGATGGTGGCTATTTTAATGCAATTATGAGCTTTCCTGCCAACTATCCCAATAGCCCTCCAACAGTTAGATTTACATCAGAGATGTGGCATCCAAATG TTTATCCTGATGGACGTGTTTGCATATCAATTCTTCATCCACCTGGGGAAGACCCAAACGGATATGAGCTTGCAAGTGAGCGTTGGACACCGGTGCATACG GTTGAGAGCATTGTACTGAGTATCATCTCCATGCTTTCTAGTCCTAATGATGAATCTCCTGCTAATGTTGAAGCTGCT AAGGAATGGAGGGAGATGAGGGATGCATTTAAGAAGAAAGTCAGCCGCATTGTCAGAAGATCCCAAGAAATGTTGTAA
- the LOC103716521 gene encoding ubiquitin-conjugating enzyme E2 7-like isoform X2, with protein MAVTSQASLLLAKQLKDLTKNPVDGFSAGLVDDSNIFEWNVTIIGPPDTLYDGGYFNAIMSFPANYPNSPPTVRFTSEMWHPNVYPDGRVCISILHPPGEDPNGYELASERWTPVHTVESIVLSIISMLSSPNDESPANVEAAFCLIHGPLIWRKDMSTRAHELLPNWFLSYCPSNMYRADRPWNLTLVHLPIN; from the exons ATGGCCGTGACGAGCCAAGCGAGCCTGCTCCTCGCGAAGCAGCTGAAAG ATCTTACCAAAAATCCCGTAGACGGATTCTCGGCCGGCCTGGTCGATGATAGCAATATTTTCGAGTGGAACGTGACGATCATCGGTCCCCCTGATACACTCTA CGATGGTGGCTATTTTAATGCAATTATGAGCTTTCCTGCCAACTATCCCAATAGCCCTCCAACAGTTAGATTTACATCAGAGATGTGGCATCCAAATG TTTATCCTGATGGACGTGTTTGCATATCAATTCTTCATCCACCTGGGGAAGACCCAAACGGATATGAGCTTGCAAGTGAGCGTTGGACACCGGTGCATACG GTTGAGAGCATTGTACTGAGTATCATCTCCATGCTTTCTAGTCCTAATGATGAATCTCCTGCTAATGTTGAAGCTGCT TTTTGCCTAATACATGGTCCACTTATCTggcggaaggacatgagcacgcGGGCCCATGAGCTTTTACCTAACTGGTTCCTCTCTTATTGCCCAAGCAACATGTACAGGGCTGACAGGCCCTGGAACCTGACTCTAGTCCATTTGCCCATAAactga
- the LOC103716521 gene encoding ubiquitin-conjugating enzyme E2 7-like isoform X1 gives MSVLLLSFPSFLFGSEDSPPPSPPPTPSFSLFHVSPFSLAESLSLSGCLVDGRDEPSEPAPREAAESDGGYFNAIMSFPANYPNSPPTVRFTSEMWHPNVYPDGRVCISILHPPGEDPNGYELASERWTPVHTVESIVLSIISMLSSPNDESPANVEAAFCLIHGPLIWRKDMSTRAHELLPNWFLSYCPSNMYRADRPWNLTLVHLPIN, from the exons ATGTCGGTCCTCCTTCTCTCCTTCCCCTCTTTCCTCTTTGGTTCTGAAGACTCCCCTCCACCATCCCCGCCGCCCACCccgtctttttctctctttcacgTCTCGCCCTTCTCCTTGGCTGAATCTCTATCTCTATCTGGTTGCCTCGTTGATGGCCGTGACGAGCCAAGCGAGCCTGCTCCTCGCGAAGCAGCTGAAAG CGATGGTGGCTATTTTAATGCAATTATGAGCTTTCCTGCCAACTATCCCAATAGCCCTCCAACAGTTAGATTTACATCAGAGATGTGGCATCCAAATG TTTATCCTGATGGACGTGTTTGCATATCAATTCTTCATCCACCTGGGGAAGACCCAAACGGATATGAGCTTGCAAGTGAGCGTTGGACACCGGTGCATACG GTTGAGAGCATTGTACTGAGTATCATCTCCATGCTTTCTAGTCCTAATGATGAATCTCCTGCTAATGTTGAAGCTGCT TTTTGCCTAATACATGGTCCACTTATCTggcggaaggacatgagcacgcGGGCCCATGAGCTTTTACCTAACTGGTTCCTCTCTTATTGCCCAAGCAACATGTACAGGGCTGACAGGCCCTGGAACCTGACTCTAGTCCATTTGCCCATAAactga
- the LOC103716521 gene encoding ubiquitin-conjugating enzyme E2 7-like isoform X8, giving the protein MAVTSQASLLLAKQLKDLTKNPVDGFSAGLVDDSNIFEWNVTIIGPPDTLYDGGYFNAIMSFPANYPNSPPTVRFTSEMWHPNVYPDGRVCISILHPPGEDPNGYELASERWTPVHTVESIVLSIISMLSSPNDESPANVEAAQTLKPCPSPPQWKC; this is encoded by the exons ATGGCCGTGACGAGCCAAGCGAGCCTGCTCCTCGCGAAGCAGCTGAAAG ATCTTACCAAAAATCCCGTAGACGGATTCTCGGCCGGCCTGGTCGATGATAGCAATATTTTCGAGTGGAACGTGACGATCATCGGTCCCCCTGATACACTCTA CGATGGTGGCTATTTTAATGCAATTATGAGCTTTCCTGCCAACTATCCCAATAGCCCTCCAACAGTTAGATTTACATCAGAGATGTGGCATCCAAATG TTTATCCTGATGGACGTGTTTGCATATCAATTCTTCATCCACCTGGGGAAGACCCAAACGGATATGAGCTTGCAAGTGAGCGTTGGACACCGGTGCATACG GTTGAGAGCATTGTACTGAGTATCATCTCCATGCTTTCTAGTCCTAATGATGAATCTCCTGCTAATGTTGAAGCTGCT CAAACACTAAAGCCGTGCCCTTCTCCCCCCCAATGGAAGTGCTAA
- the LOC103716521 gene encoding ubiquitin-conjugating enzyme E2 7-like isoform X5: protein MSVLLLSFPSFLFGSEDSPPPSPPPTPSFSLFHVSPFSLAESLSLSGCLVDGRDEPSEPAPREAAESDGGYFNAIMSFPANYPNSPPTVRFTSEMWHPNVYPDGRVCISILHPPGEDPNGYELASERWTPVHTVESIVLSIISMLSSPNDESPANVEAAQTLKPCPSPPQWKC, encoded by the exons ATGTCGGTCCTCCTTCTCTCCTTCCCCTCTTTCCTCTTTGGTTCTGAAGACTCCCCTCCACCATCCCCGCCGCCCACCccgtctttttctctctttcacgTCTCGCCCTTCTCCTTGGCTGAATCTCTATCTCTATCTGGTTGCCTCGTTGATGGCCGTGACGAGCCAAGCGAGCCTGCTCCTCGCGAAGCAGCTGAAAG CGATGGTGGCTATTTTAATGCAATTATGAGCTTTCCTGCCAACTATCCCAATAGCCCTCCAACAGTTAGATTTACATCAGAGATGTGGCATCCAAATG TTTATCCTGATGGACGTGTTTGCATATCAATTCTTCATCCACCTGGGGAAGACCCAAACGGATATGAGCTTGCAAGTGAGCGTTGGACACCGGTGCATACG GTTGAGAGCATTGTACTGAGTATCATCTCCATGCTTTCTAGTCCTAATGATGAATCTCCTGCTAATGTTGAAGCTGCT CAAACACTAAAGCCGTGCCCTTCTCCCCCCCAATGGAAGTGCTAA
- the LOC103716521 gene encoding ubiquitin-conjugating enzyme E2 7-like isoform X4, with translation MSVLLLSFPSFLFGSEDSPPPSPPPTPSFSLFHVSPFSLAESLSLSGCLVDGRDEPSEPAPREAAESDGGYFNAIMSFPANYPNSPPTVRFTSEMWHPNVYPDGRVCISILHPPGEDPNGYELASERWTPVHTVESIVLSIISMLSSPNDESPANVEAAKPICGLQANDNCKKQLS, from the exons ATGTCGGTCCTCCTTCTCTCCTTCCCCTCTTTCCTCTTTGGTTCTGAAGACTCCCCTCCACCATCCCCGCCGCCCACCccgtctttttctctctttcacgTCTCGCCCTTCTCCTTGGCTGAATCTCTATCTCTATCTGGTTGCCTCGTTGATGGCCGTGACGAGCCAAGCGAGCCTGCTCCTCGCGAAGCAGCTGAAAG CGATGGTGGCTATTTTAATGCAATTATGAGCTTTCCTGCCAACTATCCCAATAGCCCTCCAACAGTTAGATTTACATCAGAGATGTGGCATCCAAATG TTTATCCTGATGGACGTGTTTGCATATCAATTCTTCATCCACCTGGGGAAGACCCAAACGGATATGAGCTTGCAAGTGAGCGTTGGACACCGGTGCATACG GTTGAGAGCATTGTACTGAGTATCATCTCCATGCTTTCTAGTCCTAATGATGAATCTCCTGCTAATGTTGAAGCTGCT AAACCGATCTGTGGGTTGCAAGCCAATGACAACTGCAAGAAGCAGTTGTCATAG